From Burkholderia sp. WP9, a single genomic window includes:
- a CDS encoding ROK family protein — MATRKTKVTSSTERILAIDVGGTGLKAAIIDADGKMKTERVRVATPHPCTPDQLVDALATLVAPLVEQEPPTLMSIGFPGVVRNNRILTAPHFGVEGWHDIPLADSLAQRLGGLPVRMINDAEMQGFAAIQGQGLEFVLTLGTGAGTAMFRDGELMPHLELAHHPVSKKGVAYDEYIGEAAREKVGNKRWNRRVQKVIGILSALVNYDKLWIGGGNAARLKFDLPANVATVSNDAGIEGGARLWHAKSMRESRQLPEANQRTGRFK; from the coding sequence GTGGCGACACGTAAGACGAAAGTGACAAGCAGTACCGAGCGAATTCTGGCGATCGACGTTGGTGGCACGGGTTTGAAAGCCGCGATCATCGACGCGGACGGCAAGATGAAAACGGAGCGCGTGCGAGTGGCGACACCGCATCCGTGTACGCCGGATCAACTCGTGGACGCGCTGGCGACGCTGGTCGCTCCGCTCGTCGAACAGGAGCCGCCTACGCTGATGTCGATCGGCTTTCCGGGCGTGGTGCGCAACAACCGTATTCTGACCGCGCCGCACTTTGGCGTCGAAGGCTGGCACGATATTCCACTGGCTGATTCACTGGCACAGCGCCTGGGCGGATTGCCGGTTCGTATGATCAACGACGCCGAGATGCAGGGTTTCGCTGCGATCCAGGGCCAAGGCCTCGAATTCGTGCTGACGCTCGGCACGGGCGCGGGGACGGCGATGTTTCGCGACGGTGAGCTGATGCCCCATCTGGAGCTTGCGCATCACCCGGTCAGCAAGAAGGGCGTGGCTTACGACGAATACATCGGCGAGGCGGCGCGTGAGAAAGTCGGAAACAAACGCTGGAACCGGCGCGTTCAGAAGGTGATCGGGATCCTGAGCGCGCTGGTGAACTACGACAAACTGTGGATTGGGGGCGGCAACGCCGCGCGGCTCAAGTTCGATCTGCCGGCAAACGTGGCGACCGTTTCGAACGATGCGGGCATTGAAGGCGGCGCGCGTCTATGGCATGCAAAGTCCATGCGTGAATCGCGGCAATTGCCGGAAGCCAATCAACGGACGGGCCGCTTCAAGTGA